One region of Carya illinoinensis cultivar Pawnee chromosome 8, C.illinoinensisPawnee_v1, whole genome shotgun sequence genomic DNA includes:
- the LOC122318833 gene encoding uncharacterized protein LOC122318833 isoform X1, whose translation MAENIVISVVAKIAEYTVAPVGRWLCYSFHFNSNIENLKTQAEHLREAKDMVQHSVDVAVRNEEEIYPVVSTWLTDVDRITELATRRLRESEEEAGTRSSNAACLNLKQRHRLSREAKKIVESIAQLFANGKFGKVSNPTLPSEEMVYKGNIENLKNQEEELQHARERVQLSVVAASRNGEEIYSDVSKWLTDVDRITVLATKILRESEEEASTRSSNAAGLNLQQRHQLSREAKKIVENIAQLFTRLHNNGNFEKVSIPTLPSEEMDYRSNIENLKNQEEELQHARERVRPSVVAALRNGEEIYSDVSKWLTDVDRITESATKILRESEEEARTRSSNAAGLNLQQRHELSREAKKIVENIVQLFAKLRNNGNFEKVSKPPTLQNMVPKQSKDYMILGSRMSVIKRIMEALRDGSFNRIGVSGLAGVGKSTLMKEICRQVKEKRLFDEVALAEVTNSPNLCRIQGEIASMLNLQFDSNETKSKRADRLEKRLKNGNEILVILDDIWMELDLKEIGIPSGGCKLLLTSRDQRVLASRMDTEKNFKLDILGVEEAWTLFEKMAGVSFKDDPRLQNEAIKVAKECAGLPIALVTVSKALKDHKDLSIWKDALVQLRRPPPEHDTEIWLPVYSCIKLSYKHLVGEEIKSLFLLCAQQGYVISYQDLLRYGFGLRLFPGAYTMEDASNRLKGLVLKLQDSCLLIQSPHSSKEFYMHDVVRHVATMIASNDRNMFVMRGNGGQTTWAFGDALKTCEVLSIHGAHHIHKYPNKVECPKLRYFHVQCKDSYLNSYLKWPIEDIIFQGMNMLEDIIFQGMDKLEVLSLTKIRLSSLWPLTKLQTLCLHECELMDIHVIGELNTLVILSLARSSISNLPSEIRLLTSLRLLDLTYCVRLKVIPPNVLSSLVNLEELYMQGIKVQWEVEGPRNEGQNASLAELKKLSHLTTLEMDISDANYIPKDLFTEKFERYKICIGDIKPWDTLFTVEAISRALKFKNMSFQLDFEIKMLLKRTEYLHLDSSNCTKSVLYELNRENFQKLKHLHIQINGDIKRILELRTPAVAFPILETFVLKDMFSLEEICRGKLLLSSFKNLKVLKVVNCDKLRFIFSSSIVRGLSLLEELNITSCNNMGAIFVKEEEDGIEDHGDMMVFGRLQTLVLNDLPKLVGFLSTKDSLMADCRETNSEGNHDLQLPLLHHDQVSFPSLQTLCMWGLPKIKYVWSCGQEPKTVFSGLEQLQVLEIEDCGVEEIVAFERGGEAVAIIEIEDCGGEEIVAFERGGEAVAIRTLMFPQVTKLKFRNLLKLKWFYKGVHVSKWPMLKEMKIERCEKVEIFASEVVSFEKTVKDQRQFEMSNIKQPLFSVDEDSFPSLETLWISDCQELFHVFPTAILMRSLTDLRIQFCSSLEIIFGKLDGQNGKEPQVLISPGSRTEESGAITNFASTVSFPSLQTLHMKYLRKIKHIWSEYSKTVFNFQSLQNINACRCESLKSLFPISIIRCLEQLQVLEIENCGVEEIVAVEGGGGEAIRTLVFPQVTQLKFSDLPRLKWFCQGVYVTKWPMLKKMKIVRCEKVEIFASEVVSFEKTVKDQRQFEMSNIKQPLFLVNEHSFPSLETLEFLYMGSLEIIFGKLEGQNGKEPQVLISPASGTEESGATTHFASTVSFPSLQTLCMKDLPKLKHVWSYDQEPKTVFNFQNLQNINAWRCKSLKSLFPISVINCLKQLQLLEIEDCGVEEIVVVERGGEAVAIRTLVFPQVTQLKFSYLGRLKWFCKGVYVSKWPMLKEMTIDGCDKVEIFASEVVSFEKTVKDQRQFEMSNIKQPIFLVNEHSFPSLETLEISNMDSLEIIFGKLEGQNGIEPQVLISPESRTEESGAITNFASTVAFPSLQTLRMKDLHKLKHVWSEYSKTVFNFQNLEVIQAVRCESLKSLFPISIIRCLEQLQVLEIENCGVEEIVAVERGGGGGEAIRTLVFPQVTQLKFSDLSRLKWFCQGVYVTKWPMLKEMTIDGCDKVEIFASEVVSFEKTVKDQRQFEMSNIKQPLFLVNEHSFPSLETLEFWDMDSLEIIFVKLEGQNGKEPQVLISPASGTEESGATTHFVSTIVFPQVTQLKFSDLPRLKSFCQGVYVTKWPMLKKMKIERCEKIEIFASEVVSFEKTVKDQRQFEMSNIKQPLFLMNEHSFPSLETLEFWDMDSLEIIFGKLEGQNGKEPQVLISPESGTEESGAITNFASTVAFPSLQTLRMKDLHKLKHVWSEYSKTVFNFQNLEVIQAVRCESLKSLFPISIIRCLEQLQVLEIENCGVEEIVAVERGGGGGEAIRTLVFPQVTQLKFSDLSRLKWFCQGVYVTKWPMLKEMTIDGCDKVEIFASEVVSFEKTVKDQRQFEMSNIKQPLFLVNEHSFPSLETLEFLNMGSLEIIFGMLEGQNGKEPQVLISPASGTEESGATTHFASTLSFPSLKKLHIRWMCKLEIIWQDQVTATSFPNIQELDILSCDKLLHVFQSKLHTTTTTLMQSLTSLRIWCCDSLETIFGNMEGQNGKEPLVLIAPSSGTEESVAREDGIARYIEFPILTELSLYGLPKLKWIFEGVHTNLKSWPSLKTLFLEECGEQVNKMIWASNFASSSSSQENQLHTWIQQPTFQSRSLKYTKANSSI comes from the exons ATGGCGGAGAATATCGTTATTTCAGTTGTTGCAAAAATAGCAGAATACACTGTTGCACCTGTTGGTCGGTGGCTATGCTATTCATTTCACTTCAACAGCAACATAGAGAATCTGAAGACTCAGGCAGAGCATTTGCGGGAGGCTAAAGACATGGTGCAACACTCAGTTGATGTTGCTGTAAGAAACGAAGAGGAAATTTATCCTGTTGTTAGCACGTGGTTGACAGATGTAGATCGTATTACAGAATTGGCCACCAGGAGACTTCGTGAAAGCGAAGAAGAAGCAGGTACGAGGAGCTCTAATGCAGCTTGCCTAAACTTGAAACAACGGCATCGATTAAGTCGGGAAGCAAAGAAGATCGTGGAAAGTATTGCCCAACTTTTTGCCAAtggaaagtttggaaaagtttcgAATCCTACTCTTCCTTCAGAAGAAATGGTCTACAAAGGCAACATAGAGAACCTGAAGAATCAGGAAGAGGAGCTGCAACATGCGCGAGAAAGGGTGCAACTCTCGGTTGTTGCTGCTTCAAGAAATGGTGAGGAAATTTATTCTGATGTTAGCAAGTGGTTGACAGATGTAGATCGTATTACAGTATTGGCCACCAAGATACTTCGTGAAAGCGAAGAAGAAGCAAGTACGAGGAGCTCTAATGCGGCTGGCCTAAACTTGCAGCAACGACATCAATTAAGTCGGGAAGCAAAGAAGATTGTGGAAAATATTGCCCAACTTTTTACCAGACTTCATAACAATGGAAACTTTGAAAAAGTTTCGATTCCTACTCTTCCTTCAGAAGAAATGGACTACAGAAGCAACATAGAGAATCTGAAGAATCAGGAAGAGGAGCTGCAACATGCTCGAGAAAGGGTGCGACCCTCAGTTGTTGCTGCTTTAAGAAATGGTGAGGAAATTTATTCTGATGTTAGCAAGTGGTTGACAGATGTAGATCGTATTACAGAATCGGCCACCAAGATACTTCGTGAAAGCGAAGAAGAAGCACGTACGAGGAGCTCTAATGCGGCTGGCCTAAACTTGCAACAACGACATGAATTAAGTCGGGAAGCAAAGAAGATCGTGGAAAATATTGTCCAACTTTTTGCCAAACTTCGTAACAATGGAAACTTTGAAAAAGTTTCGAAACCTCCTACTTTGCAAAACATGGTACCTAAGCAAAGCAAGGATTACATGATCTTGGGTTCGAGGATGTCAGTTATAAAGAGAATTATGGAGGCATTGAGAGATGGTAGTTTCAACAGGATCGGCGTGTCGGGGTTGGCTGGAGTTGGAAAGAGTACATTGATGAAAGAAATTTGCAGGCAAGTCAAGGAAAAAAGGTTATTCGATGAGGTGGCTCTGGCAGAAGTGACAAACAGCCCCAACCTATGTCGAATTCAAGGAGAAATTGCAAGCATGCTAAATTTACAGTTCGATTCAAAtgaaacaaaaagcaaaagagcaGATCGTCTAGAGAAGAGGTTAAAAAATGGCAATGAGATACTCGTAATCTTGGATGATATATGGATGGAACTTGATTTGAAAGAAATAGGAATTCCTTCTGGAGGATGCAAACTACTACTGACATCCAGAGATCAACGGGTACTAGCTTCTCGTATGGACACCGAAAAGAACTTCAAACTCGACATTTTAGGGGTAGAAGAAGCATGGACCTTATTTGAAAAGATGGCAGGTGTTTCTTTCAAAGATGATCCTCGTTTGCAGAACGAAGCAATTAAGGTAGCTAAAGAGTGTGCGGGTCTTCCGATTGCACTTGTAACAGTTTCTAAGGCATTAAAGGATCATAAGGATTTGAGTATCTGGAAGGATGCCCTGGTGCAACTAAGAAGGCCCCCTCCAGAACATGACACAGAAATATGGTTACCTGTATATTCTTGTATAAAGTTGAGTTATAAACATCTTGTTGGTGAAGAGATCAAATCCCTCTTTTTGCTTTGTGCTCAACAAGGTTATGTCATCTCCTATCAGGACTTGTTGAGATATGGTTTTGGTTTGCGTTTATTCCCTGGCGCTTATACGATGGAAGATGCAAGCAACAGACTAAAAGGATTAGTTTTGAAACTCCAAGATTCTTGTTTGCTAATACAAAGTCCACATAGCTCCAAGGAATTTTACATGCATGATGTTGTTCGTCATGTCGCTACAATGATTGCGTCAAATGATCGTAATATGTTTGTCATGAGAGGCAATGGTGGGCAAACAACATGGGCATTTGGGGATGCACTAAAAACATGCGAGGTGCTCTCTATTCATGGTGCACATCATATCCATAAATATCCCAATAAAGTAGAATGTCCTAAATTAAGATACTTTCATGTTCAGTGTAAAGATTCATATTTGAATTCATATTTGAAATGGCCAATCGAAGACATTATCTTCCAAGGGATGAACATGCTCGAAGACATTATCTTCCAAGGGATGGACAAGCTCGAAGTTCTGAGTTTAACAAAGATACGACTTTCATCTCTTTGGCCACTTACAAAGCTACAAACATTGTGTCTACATGAATGTGAGCTGATGGATATTCATGTGATTGGAGAACTCAACACTTTAGTAATTCTTAGTCTTGCTCGTTCTTCCATTTCAAATTTGCCAAGTGAAATAAGGTTGTTGACTAGTTTGCGGTTATTGGATTTGACTTATTGTGTTAGACTTAAGGTGATTCCTCCTAATGTCTTGTCAAGCTTGGTCAACTTAGAAGAGTTGTATATGCAAGGAATCAAAGTCCAATGGGAGGTTGAAGGACCCAGAAATGAAGGACAAAATGCTAGCCTTGCAGAGCTAAAGAAATTGTCGCACTTGACCACTTTAGAGATGGATATTTCGGATGCCAACTATATACCGAAAGATTTGTTTACTGAAAAGTTTGAGAGATACAAGATATGCATTGGAGATATCAAGCCATGGGACACATTATTTACGGTAGAGGCAATCTCAAGAGCGTTAAAATTCAAGAATATGAGCTTCCAATTGGACTTTGAGATCAAAATGCTACTGAAAAGGACAGAATATCTTCATTTAGACAGCTCGAACTGTACTAAGAGTGTCTTATATGAATTAAATAGAGAGAATTTTCAAAAACTGAAGCATCTCCATATCCAAATCAATGGGGATATTAAGCGTATCCTTGAGTTGAGGACACCAGCTGTTGCCTTTCCTATCCTGGAGACATTTGTTTTGAAAGATATGTTCAGCTTGGAAGAAATTTGTCGGGGCAAACTTCTGTTGTCATCCTTCAAAAacttgaaagttttaaaagtgGTTAACTGTGATAAATTAAGATTTATCTTCTCATCATCTATAGTCAGAGGCCTTTCACTACTTGAAGAATTGAACATAACAAGCTGCAACAACATGGGTGCAATATtcgtgaaagaagaagaagacggaaTAGAAGATCATGGAGATATGATGGTGTTCGGTCGACTTCAAACCTTGGTGCTAAATGATCTTCCAAAGCTCGTGGGCTTCCTAAGCACAAAAGATTCATTAATGGCTGATTGTAGAGAAACCAATTCAGAGGGCAACCATGATCTTCAGTTGCCACTTCTACATCATGATCAG GTTTCCTTTCCAAGCTTGCAAACACTGTGTATGTGGGGTCTACCCAAAATAAAGTACGTATGGAGCTGTGGACAAGAACCCAAAACAGTTTTCTCAGGTCTCGAGCAATTGCAAGTACTTGAGATTGAGGATTGTGGGGTGGAGGAAATTGTTGCATTTGAAAGAGGAGGAGAAGCAGTAGCAATTATTGAGATTGAGGATTGTGGGGGGGAGGAAATTGTTGCATTTGAAAGAGGAGGAGAAGCAGTAGCAATTAGGACTTTGATGTTCCCTCAAGtaactaagttgaagtttagaaATTTACTGAAACTCAAGTGGTTTTACAAAGGAGTGCATGTTTCAAAATGGCCAATGCTGaaagagatgaaaattgaaagatgCGAGAAAGTGGAGATATTTGCTTCAGAAGTTGTGAGttttgaaaaaacagttaaagATCAAAGGCAGTTTGAGATGTCCAATATTAAACAACCCCTTTTCTCGGTGGATGag GACTCATTCCCTAGCTTGGAGACACTGTGGATTTCTGATTGTCAAGAGTTGTTTCATGTCTTTCCAACGGCAATATTAATGCGAAGTCTAACTGATCTACGAATACAATTCTGCAGTtctttagaaattatatttggaaaGCTGGATGGACAAAATGGTAAAGAGCCACAAGTTTTAATATCCCCAGGGTCAAGAACAGAAGAAAGTGGAGCAATAACAAATTTTGCATCAACA GTTTCCTTTCCTAGCTTGCAAACACTGCATATGAAGTATCTACGCAAGATAAAGCACATATGGAGTGAATATTCCAAAAcagttttcaattttcaaagtcTGCAAAACATAAATGCTTGCAGATGTGAGAGTCTGAAAAGTTTATTTCCAATCTCGATCATCAGATGTCTCGAGCAATTGCAAGTACTTGAGATTGAGAATTGTGGGGTGGAGGAAATTGTTGCAgttgaaggaggaggaggagaagcaaTTAGGACTTTGGTGTTCCCTCAAGTAACCCAGTTGAAGTTTAGCGATTTACCGAGACTCAAGTGGTTTTGCCAAGGAGTGTATGTTACAAAATGGCCGATGctgaaaaagatgaaaattgtAAGATGCGAAAAAGTGGAGATATTTGCTTCAGAAGTTGTGAGctttgaaaaaacagttaaagATCAGAGGCAGTTCGAGATGTCCAATATTAAACAACCCCTTTTCTTGGTGAATGag CACTCATTCCCCAGCTTGGAGACACTGGAATTTTTGTACATGGGTTcgttagaaattatatttggaaaGCTGGAGGGGCAAAATGGTAAAGAACCACAAGTTTTAATATCCCCAGCATCAGGGACAGAAGAAAGTGGAGCAACCACACACTTTGCGTCGACC GTTTCCTTCCCTAGCTTGCAAACATTGTGTATGAAGGATCTACCCAAATTAAAGCACGTATGGAGCTATGACCAAGAACCCAAAAcagttttcaattttcaaaatctgCAAAACATAAATGCTTGGAGATGTAAGAGTTTGAAAAGTTTATTTCCAATCTCGGTCATCAATTGTCTCAAGCAATTGCAATTACTTGAGATTGAGGATTGTGGGGTGGAGGAAATTGTTGTAGTTGAAAGAGGAGGAGAAGCAGTAGCAATTAGGACATTGGTGTTCCCTCAAGTAACCCAGTTGAAGTTTAGCTATTTAGGGAGACTCAAGTGGTTTTGCAAAGGAGTGTATGTTTCAAAATGGCCGATGCTGAAAGAGATGACAATTGATGGATGCGACAAAGTGGAGATATTTGCTTCAGAAGTTGTGAGctttgaaaaaacagttaaagATCAGAGGCAGTTCGAAATGTCCAATATTAAACAACCCATTTTCTTGGTGAATGag CACTCATTCCCCAGCTTGGAGACACTGGAAATTTCGAACATGGATtcattagaaattatatttggaaaGCTGGAGGGGCAAAATGGTATAGAACCACAAGTTTTAATATCCCCAGAGTCAAGGACAGAAGAAAGTGGAGCAATCACGAATTTTGCATCAACA GTTGCCTTCCCTAGCTTGCAAACACTGCGCATGAAGGATCTACACAAATTAAAGCACGTATGGAGTGAATATTCCAAAAcagttttcaattttcaaaatctggAAGTAATACAAGCTGTGAGATGTGAGAGTCTGAAAAGTTTATTTCCAATCTCGATCATCAGATGTCTCGAGCAATTGCAAGTACTTGAGATTGAGAATTGTGGGGTGGAGGAAATTGTTGCAGTtgaaagaggaggaggaggaggagaagcaaTTAGGACTTTGGTGTTCCCTCAAGTAACCCAGTTGAAGTTTAGCGATTTATCGAGACTCAAGTGGTTTTGCCAAGGAGTGTATGTTACAAAATGGCCGATGCTGAAAGAGATGACAATTGATGGATGCGACAAAGTGGAGATATTTGCTTCAGAAGTTGTGAGctttgaaaaaacagttaaagATCAAAGGCAGTTCGAAATGTCCAATATTAAACAACCCCTTTTCTTGGTGAATGag CACTCATTCCCCAGCTTGGAGACACTGGAATTTTGGGACATGGATTcgttagaaattatatttgtaaagcTGGAGGGGCAAAATGGTAAAGAACCACAAGTTTTAATATCCCCAGCGTCAGGGACAGAAGAAAGTGGAGCAACCACACACTTTGTGTCAACC atCGTGTTCCCTCAAGTAACCCAGTTGAAGTTCAGCGATTTACCGAGACTCAAGTCGTTTTGCCAAGGAGTGTATGTTACAAAATGGCCGATGctgaaaaagatgaaaattgaaagatgCGAGAAAATTGAGATTTTTGCTTCAGAAGTTGTGAGctttgaaaaaacagttaaagATCAGAGGCAGTTCGAAATGTCCAATATTAAACAACCCCTTTTCTTGATGAATGag CACTCATTCCCCAGCTTGGAGACACTGGAATTTTGGGACATGGATTcgttagaaattatatttggaaaGCTGGAGGGGCAAAATGGTAAAGAACCACAAGTTTTAATATCCCCAGAGTCAGGGACAGAAGAAAGTGGAGCAATCACAAATTTTGCATCAACA GTTGCCTTCCCTAGCTTGCAAACACTGCGCATGAAGGATCTACACAAATTAAAGCACGTATGGAGTGAATATTCCAAAAcagttttcaattttcaaaatctggAAGTAATACAAGCTGTGAGATGTGAGAGTCTGAAAAGTTTATTTCCAATCTCGATCATCAGATGTCTCGAGCAATTGCAAGTACTTGAGATTGAGAATTGTGGGGTGGAGGAAATTGTTGCAGTtgaaagaggaggaggaggaggagaagcaaTTAGGACTTTGGTGTTCCCTCAAGTAACCCAGTTGAAGTTTAGCGATTTATCGAGACTCAAGTGGTTTTGCCAAGGAGTGTATGTTACAAAATGGCCGATGCTGAAAGAGATGACAATTGATGGATGCGACAAAGTGGAGATATTTGCTTCAGAAGTTGTGAGctttgaaaaaacagttaaagATCAAAGGCAGTTCGAAATGTCCAATATTAAACAACCCCTTTTCTTGGTGAATGag CACTCATTCCCCAGCTTGGAGACACTGGAATTTTTGAACATGG